Within the Fusarium keratoplasticum isolate Fu6.1 chromosome 1, whole genome shotgun sequence genome, the region TCCTGATTTCAACGACATCGAAGGAACATTGGCAGAGATTGACGACATTTTTATGGCTAAAAAAAGGGCTAACGGTGTTATTGTCATGTCATCCTATGGTGATAAACTTGTTGGTGACGATGCGTTCAAACCGATATGGAAGCGTCTAGATGATCACAAAGCCTTGATATTTGTTCATCCAGGTCACGTTCGAATCATACCTGAGAACATCGCTGGGTTCCTACCTCAGCCAGTCATCGACTATCCCCAAGCAACAACCAGGGCAGCTCTGTCAATTGTTCTCTCGGGAATTTTTACAGAATGTCAGAACATCAACGTCATCCTTAGTCATGGTGGTGGCACCCTACCTTATCTTGGTGCACGTGCTGTaggctctcttctccatccagcCATCAAATCTAAAGCGGCAGTAAGTATGCTGCAGGCGTGAGTAACCCGCATTGAGCCTAGATAGTTGTTTTCAATCAGGACAGATGCTGACTTGAGCGCAATCCAACAGAAACCAAGCTCTATCACGATTCCATTATGATCTAGCTCTTGCTACAAGCACACCACAACTGAAAGCCCTGGAGGCCTTTGCTGATCCCCAGCGTGTCTTATGGGGGAGTGACTTTCCTTACGCGCCAAAGGTGGGTATCTATGCCGGTCTATTGGCATACGCAAAGTATACCAAATGGGAAAGCGACTGCAAAATCAACGCTAGCCAGTTACATGAGAATGCTCGTGGCCTGTTGGAGAAGCACCGACAAGAAAATTCATTCTTGCCGAGTCAAGGACTTGAAGAAAACCCCACACACGAGTTTGGGATAGATGAGAGTGAGGATGCGAAAAAGGCACTTGAGGAATTATCTAAGTAGTCGTGAGAGATAGAGAATGCATGTCAACTCTCGGAAAACCGCGAGACAACAGTGTAAAGGCATAGTATAGTGTTATTTTAACTACTGGATACCACATTTTACAATAACTGCGACAACTGTTCATCCTGAATCACCAGAGGGGTGATGCTTGGGCACAGTAGAGACATTACATCACATCTGCAGGTAGTGGTGACGCTGATAAGGCTCATTGTCATCAGGACCTTCTACAAGCACTTAGTGAACCAGAATCTACGAGGTGAACGCATAGGGTTAAAGGCATGGAGTTTAAATGCCTGCATGACCTCCCATTGATGAGTTTTTATTAATACATAGTAGATATACAAGAAAGAAATCATTCGTGTTTCCGGTCACAAATTCCCAGGGACCACTGTCAATCAAGTAAAGGTAACGATACCTCAACCATACTGTCTGAACTGAGAGTGCTTGTTAAGAAGTTTGATCGAGTTCTGTCGCAACACTTGAGGTGCCACTTGAGAACCTCGTGAGTTTGTCTTGACATATTTATTGTATTCCAACAGGACAGCATCAATGCCATACTGAGGAGCATAAGGAAAGTCAGATCCAAACAGGATCTTATCAGAAGCAGCAAAGTCAAGCAAGCCATCTAGCTGGGCAGCACTCGTACTAAGAGCAACATCGTAATAGAAACGGGCAAAGTCCTTTTTGGCTTGTACAAGATTGACGTTGGCGACCTTTGCAATGGAGGGGATGGCTAATGCATTAATGGCGCGGCTACCAACGTAGGGTACTGCGCCGCCGGCATGAGAGAGAATGATATCGATGTCAGGACAAGCTTGAAGCCTGCCTGCCATGACTAAATCAGTTGCTGCGCGGGTGGTAGCGAGAGGGTAGTCAATGACAGGCTGGGGAATGGCAGGGCCGATCAAGTGAGGCTCAACATCCAGGACGGAAGGGTGCAGAAAGATGAGAGCCTTGTACTTTTGAAATCTAGCCCAGATGGGAGCAAAGTCAGGATGACCGAGGAGCTTTCCACCATAGCTCGTGAAAACAGTGACTCCGTTGCATAGTCTCTGCTCTTGATAGAGGTAGTCAATCTCGGTCAAGGTGCCATTGAGGTCTTGAAAATCAGGAAGAACACCGAAGAAACCGAGTTTTGCCCTATGCTTGCTCTTGGAAACGTAGTTACCGAGGTCTTTGTTGAGGGTACGAGCGAGGGTTCTAGCCGCACCACCAGTTCCAGCGATCGAGACACCAGGGGAAGACACGGAGAGGATTCCTACAATGTCCAGTTAGCTACCAAGCAAATGAGGAATGTTTTAGTGAGTTCAACTTACCCAAAGCAGTGTCGATTGACTTCATCGACTTAATGGCTGCATCAAGACTCCATTCTGGAGTGGGATATCCCGACGGATCACCACCGGCTGCCGCAAGAGCGTCCAGGTATGCTGGTGGAAGAGCATGAAAGTGGGTATCAATTCTTTGGGAATAGACGACCCATCCGAAGGTTAGAAGTGAAAATAAAATAGAACGAAGAGAGTACATGTTGAAAGAGTGACTGGTGTTGATTTGAAGGAAAGACTATGGGTCGGATGACACTAAACATTTGTTACATCAACTTTCTACAGGTGTACGGTAGAGCCATTATTTAACTATACGACTCAAATAAGTTGCATGATATCCCTCGTCATAAACAGGGGAGGGTATTCAACCAAACAACAGCTTTCTGCAAGGAACACAGCTATCCATTCACGAAGTGACCAATACGCTGCAATAATCCATGCCGGGGCTTCCTTAATCTACCGACAGTACCCCATATCTAGACAAGGATCTGAATTGCCAATAGTAGACAGGAAATTAGAAAGATGCAATTCAGTCGGGACCGTCCCGGTTTGCGTGAGTCTACAGAGTGGGCTATCGACGGAATCAGACCGACAACATCGGTATGCTTCCGGTCCATTCAAGGATAACGTGGCGACCCACCCTTACGTGCAACCCCTTACGCGGACGAAAAGGAGGGATCATGTTGCAAAGTAGGGTTATCCTTGTGGATCGCCTCAATCTGTGTGTATTGCTTGTTCTTGTGTCAAGCTCCGGAGACCTTCGCTTACTGTTGGAGACAAGGATCACGATCATCGTGAACAAGTTCACGATGAGAGTGAACGACCACAACTAGCGTCAGGCAACAGCCTGCTGTCTATGAATCGGCAGACTGAACACGGGTATAAGAGACCGACTCTCATCGCTCCTTTAGATAAGAAATCACTCGCTCCTTTAATCCTCAATCTACACTGATCTTTTGTTCGATGTCTGCATTCATGTCTCGGTGCTAGGTTGACAGTTATGAGCCCGGCGCTCTGCTGACCAGCTACAATCGATATACAGCAGGCTTTTAAGTCTGTTGCGGTTGTAGTGACTCAGTGGTTAAGTCTGCTGTGCAAATTGCTATCCCTTCCTGTTCTGTTACGCGATGCCTCTCCACGCATCTTCACTTTGACAACACTACCTCATTGGACTGGGGTTGACTCAGATCAGCCCTACCTGCGGCAACGCCACGACTACGGTTGCCCTCTCTCTCGTCTCAGGCGCTCGTGCGGCCTGACCCTACTTGCCCCTTGTTGGCACAGGTGCTTCGGCAGCCTGATCTTGACCGAGGTGATCGAATGCCCTCGGCGCTCTTTGCTTGACCAAGTGTGCTCGAACGCCCTTGGCAGCTTCTTTTGTGATCGAGGTGCTTGCACGCCCTCGACGACTTCGCCGGATCGGGGTGCTCGAACGCCCTCGACGGCTTCTCTCGACCGAGGTGCTCGCACGCCCTCGGTGCTCTTCGCTTGACCAAGTGTGCTCGAACGCCCTTGGCAGCTTCGTTCCTGACCGAGGCGCTTGCacgccctcgacgacctctCGACGCAGGTACCCGCGTGTAGCCTGCctgccaccatggccgaacTTGTGAAGCCCATGCTGGCCACGTCAGCTGACTGGCGCCTGTGGATTCTTTCTGTGGAAATGGTCGCCAACAGCTACGACGTCTGGGAACTGATCAACCCAGAGACTCCTGAAGATAAACGCCCAGAACGACTTGCATCGACGCCTCGTCCAAGGCCCGAAGATACAAACTATGATGCTCTTCTGAAAGACTGGCAGATCAGCGAAAAAACTCATCGACAAACAAAAGAATGCTCTCCAGAAGGTTACGACGCATTTGAAGGAGACTGTTCACGCCAACTTGTACGAATACTGGGCTCGCAAGAAGGAAGTCAAGGACCAGATCAAGGCTCTTAAGGATCACCTGGCCCCTTCAAATTCCGCCCAGAGAAAGGCCATTCGGCAACGCTGGGATGCTCACATGAACGCTATCAAGAAAACCAACCATCAGGTATGGATTGACGAATACATCAACCTCTGCGAAGACGTCAAGACATATAAGGTCACCCAGCTCACGGACGCCGAAGACCAACGCAACGACTTCTACGAAGCCATCAGACAGATCTCGCCGGAATGGGCAAATCCTTCATCAGAACGACTAGAAGACATGGATGAAGATAAGCGGCCGACTTCGAAACAGCTTGCCCAGAAGTATCTGAACTGGCTTAGAAACAACTTCCCGCAGCGCCTGACTAGTTCCAAGCAGCCTTCGGCTTCATTCCTAACCTTCCAAggaaaagatgaagacggcagGGCTGATCAGACTCAATCCGATTTACGGCCTCGACGAATCTATGTCTGCGACTGCAAGGCGCAAGGCAGGGATCGCTACCACTGCAAGCCCCTGTCTCGATGCCCGAATCTGAACCCTGCCCGACGCAAGAGGAACTACCAGATGGCATCCGGTCATCAACAGGTGATCAACCAGTTCTGGGAGAATTGCAATCCCCAGACTAAAAGCACCATTGAGGCTGCCATCAAGAGCGAAGTGGACGAGAAAAATGCCCAGGGTCAGTCTTCCTCCAGCAATCGCAACAAGGACAAAGTCAAGGATAAGTCTACCTCGAAGAAAGCCGTTCATCACATccaggacgacgacagcaGCTGTATCGGCAGCAGTGACGACGAAGGATCTTCAGCGTCGTCATACGGCATTTTCCACCAGATCCAACAAGGGTCACGTGTTGACAATAGGCTCCTGAACGAGATTATTATTGACTCTGGATCTGGGAAGCACATCACGAACAACAAGGCTCTGCTCCGGGACTTCCAATCCATTGTCGACGGGCCCACGTACTTAACTGGCGGTGGCCCCTCGAATCAAGTTGTAGGGTATGGAAAAATGAGAGTCCATTTGAACGACGTCGACGGAAGGCCTACACGACTGAAGATTCGCAAAGTGGCCTATATCCCTGAATTCCCGACTACGGTTTTGAGTTCCCGTAAACTGGAAAAACGAAACGTCTTCTTTTCAACAAAAACTCAGACTCTGGAGATCGAAGGCATTCATGTCCCTCTTGCCGAGATCTGCAGGCAATACGCGCTTCAGCCTGTGGAAGACTCTGCCACTTCGAACAGTGGCTCCGACTCAGAAGGCAACGCCCTATACAACGACACAACACAACCACGTCCTACGGACACAGCCACCGCTCAACTCTGGCACGAACGACTAGGGCATGCCAACGCTGAAGCCCTCAACAAAATGGTCACCGCATGCAAAGGAGGAGCTCTTAAGAGCCCTGATCAAGGCCCCCGAGTTGTTGAATGCGAAGCCTGCGCCACCAGCAAGGTCAGACGTCAGATTTCCCGCCGAAGCGCTGACCACCGGGCAACCAGGCCTTGGCAGCGAGTCCACATCGACTTCTTCACTCTGGACCGCGCATACAACGGCATGACCAAGGTCCTGCTATTCAAAGATGCGTTCACTAAGATGATAGTGATCAGGATCCTGCCCAGGCGCAGCGATGGATTCAAAGCCCTGGTTGAGTTCGAGCTGTACTTATGGAGACAGTACGGACTGCAGATAACGGTGATTCGGATCGACTGGGAATCTGCCCTTCGATCGAACTTGGTGAACTGGGCTGATGACCGCGGAATTCTCGTCGAACGGTCAGCAGTGAATACGCCCCAGCAGAACCCAACTTCCGAACGCGGTGGAGGTATGATATTTGATATTACGAGATCTCTGACCAACAGCAGCGGCTTCCAGTGGGACAAGTGGCCAGAGATCGTCGCAGCAGCCGTCTACCTTCACAACCTCACTCCTCGTCGCCAGATTCAGTGGAAAACACCGATTGGAACCCTGAATAGCTGGCTTACGTCAAGAGGCCTTGCCTCGATTGACGACGCGGCCACCCCTTCGGTTGCACACTTGAAGCGATACGGGTGCCGTGCCTACGCACTTACTTCGACCTACCAACGCCAGAAGGATCGCGAGTTGAAACTCGCCCCGCGAGCCCATATCGGGTTCTTGATCGGGTACGATAGCACGAATATCTTCAGAATCTGGGTGCCCTCGTTACAACGGGTTCTACGCACAAGGGACGTTACATTTGATGAATCTCGCCTGTACCGTGATGGGCAACGACCCGAGCAGGCCATGGATATTGAGACGTTCAGCCTCATGGATATTAAAATCAACGATCCAGAGGATCCCTTTCTTGTTGCAACAGACATAATCGACTCGGATACGACTCAGGCTCTGCTACAAAAACACCACACAGGAGTCCCTTCCTCGGACGAACGCCGAAAAGGCGGGCTCTGCTGAAGCTGGGGGGGGGGTGAGGACAGTTACCACTGATGCTAGCCGTGATCAGCCCAGAGAGATatctccagcatcatcagagACACCTCTAGTATTGTCCCCAACAAGATCAGCCCTGCCGGCTACTCCGCCTGCTGGTCCGGCTACCCCAGGCAACTCTATTCTCAACGAAGACACGATTCATGTGGCCACGACCGATGAGCCACCGGAACCAGCTCCGGAACAAGCTGGTCCCTCACAACGACCTGTTCTATCTCACCAACCTACTACCGCAGCAGCTGCCCCGGAAGCACCTGCAACATCCACCCGAAGTGGACGCGTCTCACGACCCACACAAAGAAGGGTCGAGTCCgaacaacaacaacgacgacgcTCCAGGAGGCCCAAGGACACTAGTTTCGTCGTGGGAACCCTGATCAGGGCTCCAGTGCGCCCGATGCTACGCAGCGACATGCCTCCAGAACCGAAGAACTGGAAAGAGGTCATGTCTCATCCGCACAAGGACCAATGGATCAAGGCTGCCTTGAGCGAAGTCACCGAACTTAAAGG harbors:
- a CDS encoding Amidohydro-rel domain-containing protein, producing MSYLGRKFQSSRIDTHIHVIPPSYLKALNENGGDPSGWPTPSWTREECIRFSDTVGSSFSVLSITAPGPALLGPTPAGRELTRSVNDEVWEICQSSEGRFGFFASLPDFNDIEGTLAEIDDIFMAKKRANGVIVMSSYGDKLVGDDAFKPIWKRLDDHKALIFVHPGHVRIIPENIAGFLPQPVIDYPQATTRAALSIVLSGIFTECQNINVILSHGGGTLPYLGARAVGSLLHPAIKSKAAVSMLQANQALSRFHYDLALATSTPQLKALEAFADPQRVLWGSDFPYAPKVGIYAGLLAYAKYTKWESDCKINASQLHENARGLLEKHRQENSFLPSQGLEENPTHEFGIDESEDAKKALEELSK
- a CDS encoding Amidohydro-rel domain-containing protein, with amino-acid sequence MYSLRSILFSLLTFGWVVYSQRIDTHFHALPPAYLDALAAAGGDPSGYPTPEWSLDAAIKSMKSIDTALGILSVSSPGVSIAGTGGAARTLARTLNKDLGNYVSKSKHRAKLGFFGVLPDFQDLNGTLTEIDYLYQEQRLCNGVTVFTSYGGKLLGHPDFAPIWARFQKYKALIFLHPSVLDVEPHLIGPAIPQPVIDYPLATTRAATDLVMAGRLQACPDIDIILSHAGGAVPYVGSRAINALAIPSIAKVANVNLVQAKKDFARFYYDVALSTSAAQLDGLLDFAASDKILFGSDFPYAPQYGIDAVLLEYNKYVKTNSRGSQVAPQVLRQNSIKLLNKHSQFRQYG